One Lactobacillus crispatus DNA segment encodes these proteins:
- a CDS encoding ATP-binding protein has translation MFIGRKKELTKLEKMYQADKFQFAAIYGRRQIGKTALINEFVRNKPTIYFTGLEENEFYNLERFSSAIEHFKDPDSLSSVNYGNFENCFREIARLAQKERIVLVIDEYPYLANAVHAISSMLQSYIDHEFKQTNLFLILCGSSMSFMEEQVLSYKSPLYGRRTAQFKLQPFTLHETQEYFPHMDKEEAFILNTITGGVPLYLSYMSEDKDVWENIEENFMDVNAPLFQEPNNLLKQELRDPANYNSIINAIAGGASRINDIATKAHLSTPLVTSNVTNLIELGIIERKVPVTDQAKPKSRKTIYQIADGLFRFWYTYLGKYMSSIDRGQTSLVMKVIKQDLHNFMGPEFEKLAQNYMWDHDEDDEVIPMPFIYLGNWWGNDPQEKKQVELDVVGLTADNLVGYFGECKWKNEPIPRSVLEKLINLSNLISVAKRHYYLFSKSGFTDSCTELAEQVRCKLVSFDEM, from the coding sequence ATGTTTATTGGACGAAAGAAAGAACTTACAAAATTAGAGAAAATGTATCAAGCTGATAAATTTCAATTTGCAGCGATCTATGGTCGTAGACAAATTGGAAAAACAGCATTAATTAACGAATTTGTTAGAAATAAGCCAACTATTTACTTTACCGGGCTAGAAGAAAATGAATTCTATAATCTTGAACGCTTTTCTTCTGCAATCGAACATTTTAAAGATCCAGATAGTCTGAGCAGTGTAAACTATGGTAATTTTGAAAATTGTTTTCGAGAAATTGCTCGATTGGCTCAAAAAGAAAGAATAGTATTAGTTATTGATGAATATCCATACTTAGCTAATGCAGTCCATGCAATTAGTTCAATGCTACAGTCTTATATTGATCATGAATTTAAACAAACAAATTTATTTCTGATTCTATGTGGTTCTTCAATGTCATTTATGGAAGAGCAGGTTTTGTCTTATAAGAGTCCTTTGTACGGCAGAAGAACTGCTCAGTTTAAATTACAGCCATTTACGTTACATGAGACACAAGAATATTTCCCACACATGGATAAAGAAGAGGCCTTTATTCTAAATACGATTACTGGTGGCGTTCCATTATATTTGTCATATATGTCAGAAGATAAAGATGTTTGGGAAAATATTGAAGAAAACTTTATGGACGTAAACGCGCCACTTTTTCAAGAACCTAATAATTTATTGAAGCAAGAATTGCGTGATCCAGCCAATTATAATTCAATTATTAATGCAATTGCAGGCGGGGCATCTAGGATTAATGATATTGCAACTAAGGCTCATTTATCGACGCCGTTGGTTACTAGCAACGTTACTAATTTAATTGAGTTAGGCATTATTGAGCGCAAAGTGCCGGTAACTGATCAGGCTAAGCCTAAATCACGTAAAACAATCTATCAAATTGCAGATGGCTTGTTTAGATTCTGGTATACATATTTGGGTAAATATATGAGTTCCATTGATCGAGGACAAACTTCATTGGTAATGAAAGTAATCAAACAAGATTTACACAATTTCATGGGACCGGAATTCGAAAAATTGGCTCAAAATTACATGTGGGATCATGATGAGGATGATGAAGTTATCCCTATGCCGTTTATTTATCTAGGTAATTGGTGGGGCAATGATCCGCAAGAGAAAAAGCAAGTCGAATTAGATGTAGTGGGGCTGACTGCAGATAATCTAGTTGGATATTTCGGTGAATGTAAGTGGAAAAACGAGCCTATACCTAGAAGTGTCTTGGAAAAATTAATTAATTTGAGTAATTTGATTAGCGTGGCTAAAAGGCATTACTATTTGTTTTCAAAGTCAGGCTTTACGGATTCATGTACGGAGCTGGCAGAACAAGTGAGGTGCAAGTTGGTTAGCTTTGATGAAATGTAA